The Antechinus flavipes isolate AdamAnt ecotype Samford, QLD, Australia chromosome 5, AdamAnt_v2, whole genome shotgun sequence DNA segment atctacaaattaaaatttttctagaattttgaacttaaaaataaattctactacACTTTAAAACTCCAAATCAGTCTTAAAGAATTTTGGCAGAAATTTAATCTGAAAATGTAATTTATTAGCTTTTATCATTTCTGTTATGcattttccttttgtgtaaattttctaagaaaaactGAAATTAGGAATAGGAGGAAGTAAGGTAGTAATAgtaaaatcaaagagaaatgctTAGAAGTTCTTTAAAGTGCTACAAAGGCCTTTGAGGTTAATTGCCTGACTCCTGGCTGCCATTGTAATTATTTTCCCACAggctcttagattttttttttccctatgagaAAATaggtttcatttttaatttgcttttcaacCAGCTTTGCTAGAACTTTCAGCTTTCATAGACATAACTAGTGTCTGTTATATTGTCTCTTGGATTGGATTCTTatctgccccccaaaaaaaaaaaaaaaaaagtcagggaagGAAAATCTACTCAGAAACACTTGGATTTGTTATGATAGCAGgacacagctttttttttttttttttatcaagaatgATGCATTTTGCCATGATGTTATGTTTTCCAAGTAGTTAGGAAGTTGAGCCTTCAGATCTAGAGGGTATATAAATCCCCTACTAAGAAATGCAAGAGATACCAAATAATTTTTGAAGTGGGAAATTTTGTTAGGAGAATTTGGGTAAAAAGTAGTCCTTTTGTTGAAACTTAGAAAATGACGAAATTGCTCTAAACCTAGGAGACAGAAATAGGAGAAATTTGTacatttttccagatttcttctgtatttgtgtattttttaatttgtcatttgaattggaattttatttttgttagcaCTGAAATATATTAAAGTTACAGGAGAGCTGAAAGGAAATTGCCTCTAGATAAAGAACACAGACTGTTGTTTCTTCCTATCTATGTATAACAGAACATGATCAGGTAAAGAATGTATATGATATGCTTAATTAGTATAGAATTTTAGTCCATTTCCTgtcttttaaaaggaagaaacagagaccccaaagaatttcaatttatattcaaaCCTCCATTGCTGACTTAAATCtattgaagttttcattttttctcaggGTTATATTTGTCTAGAAACTTGCCTAAAATCCAAATCTggtattttattaatttgttttatttctgctAGGCATTCCCtaatttccttatgatttcttCCCCAGTATCCCTTTCAATTCATCTTTTAACCGCCACATTTTTCTCATTCCTTGATAGTAGTCCAAAACAACTTGCTGTTATCTAAGCTGAGGGGAAAAGAtgatggaggaaaaaatggatatttttctaCTTAAGGGTGATCTCTGTTTAATTCACCTAAACATTAAGAAAACATCCTTTAAATGCAAAGCAATCCACAAGACACTGGTGTTATAAAGATGCTATATGACACATTTTCTAGCTCAGAGTGTTTATCTAATGGGATTATAAGAAAGATCAGTAACTTATAAACTACTATCTCTATTAATACCTGTGTGGATCATTTGTGCTTTTGTAATTGACTATGGTATGTGACAGTGGATCACAGTTTTTAGATTTCCCTGTGAACATTGAATTGAATATCCATTAGTTCTATGTGAGAATGAGCAAAGAGGAAATTGGGAAAAGTTTGAGAATGTGGTTCAGAAATACAGAATGAGAAGAAAACTGTACAGAAGCCTTGTACTTGTATTATCAAAGTGTCATGGCACCAGATAtggtaaatattatattataccataaaaaaataaaattgatcttTTTGATACCTTTATCCATCTACATTGTGTCTGTATAGTCAAGTCACTAACTTGAGgtcaaaatttaaaacattaaaataaaagtgagaaaatatgTTATTTAGTTAATGCAACTCTAACCTGAACAAACTGTCTTTTGAAgccaaaaaaataggaaagaacagAAATGACATAGATCATAGTCTTAAGTGTTTTAGATGATAATCACTACAGTGAGTTGACTAAAAGTCTTTGAACAATTCAAAACAATTTGAACTAAGAAGTAATTGGTCTTTTTTCTGGTCAGAGAGTTAGCAGCCAAAGGTAACACTGGTTTgtaatataaaattctttataaaatgtttgggaaggATGTTGGAAAGATAATGAGCCAGTAGTATTCTATAGTGATAGGAAGCAATGGAAAGAGCAGCAAATTTGGTAAAAGCTGACTAAACCTAGATAACATGAAATTGGGAAACTAATGGATGAATATCATCAGTGACAAAAGGAGAATCACATAAGAATTCTTACAGTCCCAGTACATtgcagggaaaaatagaaaatgctaCAAATATGTAATGAGCAGCTAAAAATAGACTTGGGAATACACAGAACATAATGACAATAGTGAGGAATTGGTTCTCAAGGTACTTGAAAAGAGGTGGAAAATATGTAAAACCTCATGAGCCAAAAAATTAGCTGACCCATATAACTAAATTAAGActtcttaaaacaatttttgtatACAGATATGGAAATCATAAGAGTCCTTGAAAAATGTAGCAAAAGATAACTTTGGCCTGTCAAGATGGGCATAAAAAACAGAAAGCTGCTCACAGCATTCTATCCATGGCAGAGCCCCATTAGGAAAAGGAATTTCTTTACTTTAacagatatttttataaatggcattttattgactatttatttattatccaaAACATTACAGAACTTCCCATATGAAATCCATACTCAAAAATTTCGGTCTAAGTGTGTAACCAGGAAAATcaagtatattttttttaaaatgcatattgtcCAGTTTCTGATACATAGCTGAATACATAATCCATAAGCTCCATCATCCACTATGATAACATGTACTGAGCAATGAACTGAGCCTAGAATTAAATAGATTAAGCTGGATTGCCTTTAGGAAATTGAACAGtaaacttttttgttctttttatttatgaataattttcaagtcaaaacactttataaaaacTGACCCCCATCTACAGTCATGTTTCTGCATTTTGGGATGTATTCCTTTTGTTCCAGGCAGGAGAGCTTTTTAAATATCTCATACAATctcccattctattttttctatcccTTGGAAGATGGGCAtcatattttccagttcttttataTTCTGTTAGCTATCAGTTGTAGTctctttataattataatgtttTTGTGTCCCAAAATTTATACTCCTTCCTTAATTCAGTGATACTATTGATTGTACTACTTCAAAGAAATTAGAGGGAAAGAATctacatatattaaaatgttaatagcAGCActatttgtggtggcaaagagaaACAAGGAATTGCCCATCAAATGGTTAATAGACAAGCAAATTATAGTAAATGAATGTGGTGGaatattgtgttgtaagaaatgacgaAGAATATGGTTTCAGGGAAACTTGGGAAGGAATGAAggcaaaagaataaaattttataacaatattataaaagcaactttgaaagacttaaaaactaaGATCAATACTGTGACCTGTTACAATTGTAGAGGACTCGTGCTAAGGAACCTCCTTATGGACAATACagactgtctttttcttttaacatgaTTAATGCAGTAATTTGATTTGTTTGACCATACCTACTTTTAACAGGTTTGGAGTTTTTTGCCTTTTCGTGGAAATAGGGAAGATAATATGAAAGCGTGACCTGAAAgtagaataacatttttcatattgGATCAATTCCTTGATTTTATAAAGCTCATAAATTTCATTATGTTGCACTTCTATATaattaaagtataattaattTTGGACATTTCTTGGATGGTTAAATATTACATTCAGTCCTCATCttgaaaatattaactattttgtaGTTGAGATCAGGCTTTTTAGTTGTGAGAATGACCTAAAAAGTCAATATATTTAGTGCAGTGGGAGataatttttcttaaactttGAGCATTATATATAACTATTTTGTTGCAAAGGTAAAAGTTTATTGTAGCTTAATTACtgtaaattctctctttttaggCAGCCTGCTTCCGCTAAGTGGTACGACCGGAGGGACTATGTCTTTATTGAATTTTGTGTTGAAGACAGTAAAGATGTTAATGTAAATTTTGAAAAGTCCAAACTTACTTTCAGGTAAATTGCTATGCTGTATGATACagcaaaaaaattatctttatcttaactttttttttatgttagaacttttgaaaaaaatttcatctaTATAAACagcctttcattctttctctacaGTTGTCTTGGAGGAagtgataattttaaacatttaaatgaaattgaCCTTTTTCAGATTATAGATCCAAATGTAAGTATTCTAGTAAATATATATCCTCTACTCCcttttcaaaacaaaatgtaCATCACTAAGTAGCTGATAGTTTTCTTAGTATTTTCTATTATTCTCCACTTATGTAATTATTTCCACACAATtggtttttttctgtctctcttctggaCTCTGCAGTTGTAGAAACTTTCCAATTGTGGAGCACATTATATGTGTGCTCCATTAGAACTTTCCTTAAAGCAGAATTCTCAAAACCAAATCTATCACAGGAACATTATAGTCCATTTTTAATTTGAGATTTACTCCTAAAAGGAAAGACAGATACTTCTTGCAGGCATCCTCACTCTCTACATGCCTTGTCtatggaaaggaaaatggaactGAATTCAACGAGTAACATAAAAGCACTTTCTGTGATTTGATTTGAGTGAAACCTTTATAATTGAAATATGTTCATCTTTCTCTCTGGAGAGAAcctaggaaaagaaaaacaacaaagccTGTACAGAAGAGTGTTACACCATCTGAAATAGCATTATGTAATACTTTATTCCTTTTAGACTCATTCCTACAGACATCATAAAATAGAGATTGGTTCTTTTATCTTTTAGGACTCCAAGCATAAAAGAACAGACAGATCGATCTTATGTTGTTTACGGAAAGGAGAGTCGGGACAGTCATGGCCAAGGTTAACAAAAGAAAGGGCAAAGGTAGGGTCTTGATTGCTAAGGCATATATACACACGCatgtgcacacaaacacacacaataaTTATATCTGCACAACATACTAGCAGTATTAATTaataatctttgtgaatttttttatGAATATAACATGGCTATAGATTCACTATCAAATCCCAAAATATGCTGTAGGAATTCTAATGATGGTACAGATGAACCTTAAAAGGATAATTGTGTTTATTCCACAGCTCAATTGGCTTAGTGTGGACTTCAATAATTGGAAAGATTGGGAAGATGATTCTGATGAAGACATGTCCAATTTTGATCGCTTCTCTGAGGTAGAATTTCCTTTAAACACACTTGTTTAAGCTTTTAATCTTATACCTCCTGTGTGGAGTTTGCTTCAGCTAATTTTTGGAAATATCTAGAAATCAAACTACATATTTTCAGAATCAATTCttagttaaaaaaacaacaaccaccaccttGAAATCCCCATTGTGAAAAGTGATTATCATTTAATCTTATATAGAGTATACCAATTATAAGTATTCCATGAATTTGAGAAGATTATAAGTCCTGATAGTTATTCTTATCTACAAGAGAATCTAGAATGTTgacttatgtttttcttttattgatggtCTTTGTGTGAAGCATACTTCTCTTGATAAAATTTATCAGTTGTAATTTTCTGGCTAGCtttctgtcatagtctgacctaGTCTCAACCAGTCTCACTCTGATTCTAACTTTGTCtgcagtttaaataccctattacaattacatcattagaatatatgtatgtgaactagagaaccattccatcaccatgctaagtactaagtgtaAGTatactagagaatcattatctcatcaattccactgagttaactaacaccttgtttcaagtatacttctccagaatttcAGTTCTCTACAATTTGTCTGTtgcttttcttaaagaaataataggtatcaataaaaaaaatcacccacATTTCTCTTTGTGTTCCTCTCCCAAGTTTAACCTTCAGCAAAACTATCAGGTTttggcttttttggggggaaaggaagggaggaggaaggagtggcgtgaataaaaggagaaatcaaacacaaataaaaatatctgtgTGTAAAAATCCTTTTCTCAGTGAAATTTGAGTTTATAAATTCATTCTTCCTTCAGAGACTGTAAGAGtagaagaaactattttactctCAGAAAATTGTGAGCCTGCAAGGTAGTTTATTTTCAGATGTTGGGAAAAGATGCTGTATAGACAcagagataatttttttgttattctaaaaGTCAGGTCCAAAAGAAAGAACTAGCAAAGTTTTGAATTACCATTTATTGTAGAATGGATATGCTTAACTAAGAGATTAGACTAGACCTCAAAGATTGCTTTCAGTCCTAAATTCTATAAACTTTAAggcggaaaaaaaaaaatgtaatgagatTACATTTAGGATCACACTGTGTTTGCAAATCATTTGTACTGTTTGACTTGTCAGTGATTTACTAAAGACAAAAAGTGACAGATGTAGCTTTTGAAAATTTGATAATGAATTTTACTTactgatttccattttttaattaataagacttaaatgttaatatttattCTTCAAACAGATGATGAACAACATGGGAGGTGATGAAGATGTAGATTTACCAGAAGTAGATGGAGCAGATGATGTGAGTAGTTTTTAATTGGCTTTTAATTTAGCCTAGTAATTTCTGAAGTGTGTGTTAAAACAGTGATGAACTTGGGAGTCAGGATTAATTTTGGCTGTACTACTCTTgtaactagctttgtgaccataagcaaatcaTGTAATTCTCCTTTTaagttcattttccttatctataaaatggacaatgATTGTAACCATCTACATtgagaaagcattttataaattaaatcaccatataaatatttaattcacTTTAGCAATTATGCTAACTCATACTGAAGGGAGAACTCTAGAAGTGGAACTAGAAAAGCGCAATCAACAattatttggtgtttttttttaaatcccttttcaTAGAATATTGGAACTATACATGattccttaattttaaaagataaagaaactaagggtgAGTTTTCCCATAGTAGTCAAATTTTGTCAGtggcaaaataaaaattaggacTTTTAACTTCTGACTCAGATACCCTTTCTACAATACCAATCTTCTTTCCTTGAAGGGCAAGATGTGAAGCAATCTAAGCTAAGCCCAAGAATCATAAATCATAGGAAAGTGCATATATTCATGCCAAGATATAGGCAAGAAGATCATATGTCTcactaataatataaaatatctgataATCTTTACCATAAGACCAACATTTGTGTCTATGCTAATATTTGTGATATCCATATTTTTTATAAACTGTTCAGAAAAATGTACACTAGTtctattttataagaattttattAAGCAAAAGAATGTGCAAGTacattttataactttattttctttcatttttttaggaTTCACCAGACAGTGATGATGAAagtaagcttttaaaaatttgcaatgttacttatacaattattttaagcaCTAATCTTTAAATTCAGACTCTTTCCACTTGAGCAGATTTTTCTGCTATTTACTTCTTCCAATTGCCCAGATTCCTTATCACCCCTGAGGTAATTCAGGAAATAGTCTTATTTAATTTTAAGCAGACCTGGATAAGTTTGACCGGTTGTTTCTTGTGTCTGCTTTTTGGAAAGTTCATAATGTCTTGAAACAttaaactataaataaaatattaatagttaAGGAGAAAATCTCCTAAGTTCTCAAAAGAGAGACAATAATTTGAATCGTAGCCAAAGCATAAATCTAAATTAAGTTATTCTTGGAATAATTTGGGGCAACACAGATAAGCTGGCTAAAAGGTGAGctagaatggatctcttctaAAAGTAAAGTGAATGTTAGAAAGTTTACATTATGCTTTCCACTAACTTTTCTTTCAGAGATGCCAGATCTGGAGTAAAGAAGAAAGTGTCGTCTTCAGGGTTTTGGGAAAGAAAGATAACTTCATTGCAAAATTTTCATAATTGAGATAATTCCTGCGTTGGTAGCTCTAAAGGCAGATACTGAATTTGCCTCCTTTAATCCATTTTCAATCTGTTTGTTTTAAAAAGGCTTCACTAAGGGTTGATGTGTACTATTGTATGGGTCAGTTTTAAGTCAGCTGAGGCAATAACCTTATGCATGAACATTTTTTCAGACTTCCAAGAAGCAATTGAGGTATAGGCAATGGATGGACCCAGTCattgcagtttaaaaaaaaaaaaaaaaaaggttcactGAGTCtctttactgctttataatgcaGATGCTGACGTGGTAAGATAACTTagcttattttaaatagtttaaaatcaCTTTCCCCTAATCAACAGGGTAGActaaagagaatttaagaatGTTCAGATTTTAGTACACAGAGTCAAACTGCTGAAGCAAGTTTAATTGGCTGACAATTTAAGCTGACAACATTGCTGTACCTCCCAAGTGTCTCCAGGATTGTTccactaatgttttatttaaaaaaaaatattcacttcACATTGTTGTATTTAAATGATCACTAGTTAGTGTTCCAAATGTATTTTAGCTAAAACTAGTGAAGCCCTAATTTAAATGGTTATGAAGCCTGTACATTTGGTATTGTTTGACCCTTAAGCTTTTACATCTCTTACTTAgtatggaggaggaagaacagcTATACATTGTTGCTTGTCAATCTGTACATTTAGACCAAATTTGTATTTGCACTGTCAGTATGGAAAACGAGTGACAAAACGTTTAATAcactattggatttttttttttttttgatttttttttttttttctggactcaGCTTATAACAAGGCTGAAAAAACTTCAATTTGTGTTCAGAAcagtggggattttttttttatgtctgcATTCTTTCTAATAAACAGTTGAAGACTTCTTGGCTGTCCTTTTAAGTGTCTGGTTTACTGTAATTTCATGTATTCTTACTATTTACtggaatggaatttttatttttacttgagGAAGAATATAGTAGAACTATTTCCTCTTAAATGAAGGAGGCTTGTTGTAATGTTCCCAGGAAACCTTTTAAAAAGTGGATCTGTAATAGAACTTGTGGATACACTTTACAACAGTTGAAAAAGAAAGTGTTGTGATTTGACTGAAATAAAACTAAATGTGTTGTCCTCCTCTAAATCTTTGAGCTTCTGCTTTTGAGCAGTTTTTGTACCCTTCAGCTTCTGCATCTATGTCTCATACCATTGAAATGCATCCTATTCCACCCTTCACTTTGGTGTATATTCAGTGTTTTTAAAATGGCTCTCTATAAAATAGTAGAACTAGGAAGGGAAAACTGAGGAAAGTCATGGCTTTACAACTATCTTCATTGGTTGTTCGTTAGTATTGCCTAAATCTATTGTTTATTTGGGTTTGGGGGGTAGGATGGGGCAAGTTGttgggtttatttttgtttttgtcagtaTTGTTTGTAATTGTTGCCTCTGAACCGTGAGATTTATTTAAATTACTGACTGGTCTCTCATTTAGTTACCCTTCTCTGACAGAGTGGATTCAACCTTCTTTGAAAGATGTTTTGCAGTTttaccccttttttctttcttcttcttttttttttttaaattgagattttTGTCTTGACCTTTTTTGAACATGTAGTCTGGGAgttgatttttgttaattatttttgattCCTATTTGGAGATAACAGTAAAGCTTGTCAGATGTCTTATGTATTCACCATCCCCCAGTTTCCTCATAAAAGCAAAGGTATATTGGAAAAGATTTGAGGTTAGCAGACACGAAAGTTCCAAATCTgcctttgacacttattagcagtgtgactttGGCTGAGTGATTTACCTTTTCTTAGTCCATTTCCTCATGTTAAAAATGGAGCAAATTTTTTCTTGATACTACCTCACATGCTTATTATAAGGAAAAtgcttagcaaaaaaaaattttttaaattatagaatgaGTTATTTTGTCATTTACTCCCTGGACTATAAAGCATTCAATGCAAAATTCAATAACTCATTGCTCAGTCTAGTATGATAATGTCTGTTATTATATAGTGTCTGATACCTGTATCATGAACTCCCTTTGAGAAAATTTTAGTGCATTCATTGTATGATATTTAAAGGAAGCTgaatgtgcctggcacatagtaaacgcttaataaatatttgttgatttaataaatgcctgttgactgaAAGGTAAAATCCCAAGCCAGAATCAGAGATGGACGATTTAGGTTATTCCAAATGGGTTTTTCTTGCACCTCAGAGAATTTTATGTTACCTTTCACAATTATCCTTACTGAATTTACATTGAAGTTGTAAATTTAGTTTGTAGAAAGCTATGCCTTCTTTAGTCATTGGGAAAAACAAGATAGGGAATTTCCCTAAAGGAGTCTTCCTATATGGCCTCTTGAATGAGTGCTTAAGATTATTTTCCTAACTTTAAACTGAACATATGTATGATGGGGAATGAGGTAACTACACAACTCTAGTTGAGTTTTAATTGGATTGCATAGGTGATTTCAAAAGTATCTTGATAAAGACTGAAACAATATAAAAGATTCAGTTTTTCATCATGTCAATAAAAACCCTTTAGTTTTCCTTTGTTTACTACCATAGAGACAGCAGGTACAATGAAAAAAACACTTTGTATTAGGACCCAACTACAAATTCTACCAatcactacctgtgtgacctttcACAAATCATAAAACCTCTGAAcctatttccttgtctgtaaaatgaaaggatccCACTAATTGTTTTCTTCTTGCCTTGTCTTAAGCaaatcaatcctttttttttccttctcaactaATTCCTCATTAAAAGGGAGTTTTGTTCTCCTATTTGGACGAAAGCcctaaacatttctataatagcAAAATAATCCAAGTCTCAgtgttgcctttttttcttttaacctttaAGCAACCTTAAACCAGGATGACCACTTGTTTGATGGGTAAGATACATAAAAGAATCTCAGCAAAGAAACTATTGGACAAACTATTAGGGCTACTTGGTTTTCCCATTAGATAAGAGCCAAATAGGAACATTATATAGTATCTTGTCATTGAAGCCGAGCATGGCAGCCCATCTATCATAAGTTCTTACCTAGATGGTCATATAATGACTTTGGGTAAAATTTCTGCATATATTGTGTGTAATACTTTTTGTAGGATGTGTAACCAGATGATAATTGTTGATCAGTGCTTAAAACACCTTGCCTTATGCTATTCAGAACACAACTGACCACCATGCAAAGGTTTAATTAACCAAAATATAACATAGCTTCTCTCAGCCTCTTCTTTGACATGTACTTATAAGACCAAAGAGTTAAGATTTATGTTGAACTTGGCATCCACACCTCAATTCTTTTTCTCCTATAATATGTCTCTATCCAGGTACTGATATGTACCTTCATGGCCATACATTCGATGCTAACCTCCAAATTGAAATGTAACAGTACTCATTTTGAATAAAAAAGGTAGTGTAGATTAAAAGCACTTTGTtatgtatgtaaaacattttattaaccTTAAAAgattaaatgtgaattatttttacaaCTGACCAATCCTGTCATTCTCCATGCAACCTTAAGTTTGAACTTTGCCATGTTTGTACCCAGTGCTTGGTAACCTTTGGATTTCCTGTTCTTATATCCAGACTATTGAGCCCTGCTAGGAAGAGCCTTGAAATGAGTtggtttcattcatttatcaatttatatTGCATAACCAGTGAACATTGCTGCTCAACTGACCTTGTTTTTCCTACTAATTGACAGTTTTCTtaacctctccctttctccagtGTTATTCAATCCATTCTTCATATTATAGCCAGATAAATCATCCTTAGGCAAAGACGTAATCATGTAACTCCT contains these protein-coding regions:
- the PTGES3 gene encoding prostaglandin E synthase 3 isoform X2 encodes the protein MQPASAKWYDRRDYVFIEFCVEDSKDVNVNFEKSKLTFSCLGGSDNFKHLNEIDLFQIIDPNDSKHKRTDRSILCCLRKGESGQSWPRLTKERAKLNWLSVDFNNWKDWEDDSDEDMSNFDRFSEMMNNMGGDEDVDLPEVDGADDDSPDSDDEKMPDLE
- the PTGES3 gene encoding prostaglandin E synthase 3 isoform X1, which encodes MQPASAKWYDRRDYVFIEFCVEDSKDVNVNFEKSKLTFSCLGGSDNFKHLNEIDLFQIIDPNDSKHKRTDRSILCCLRKGESGQSWPRLTKERAKLNWLSVDFNNWKDWEDDSDEDMSNFDRFSEMMNNMGGDEDVDLPEVDGADDDSPDSDDESWSLKMHRLTHPTPKPGPTEGISTELCIYVVSTR